A part of Acropora palmata chromosome 6, jaAcrPala1.3, whole genome shotgun sequence genomic DNA contains:
- the LOC141885086 gene encoding uncharacterized protein LOC141885086 codes for MSLSIGADVGETNTTAVILKEKEVLRSYEVSTTQGVTSDMIDAIKLVLRQLPEEDAHNRGENFERVSIGTTQFENAVKQGKDHSRVALFRLCYPATIAIPLPPVDVLHEFFYLNGGCETDGTTHVDEDQLTQKTKEMYIEGITHIAIVGVYSPKYNDEDHANRIISSTSPEMKITVSYKVCDEEDFLRRERLSIMNESLRTFCERAAETLSTALTDLGLKCPFYFTRSDGKLMSFEDTQRFPVLTLASGLTNSMRGAAFLTGVQNGIVIDIGGTTIHDGISVGQTLTTEALVSGGKATTAIDITIASGFSDTSQKFQERALEDVQKKVQAAIDQAKPSDEDQPVIVAGGGAILLNPDNPIQLKGASKVIILKHFQVANAVGATVGVLGT; via the exons ATGTCGCTTTCCATTGGAGCGGATGTGGGTGAAACAAATACTACTGCTGTTATCCTAAAAGAAAAGGAGGTGCTTCGCTCGTACGAAGTTTCAACCACGCAAGGTGTCACATCTGACATGATTGACGCCATTAAATTAGTGCTAAGGCAGCTTCCAGAAGAAGATGCGCACAATCGtggtgaaaattttgaaagagtCAGCATCGGCACTACCCAATTCGAGAATGCTGTCAAACAAGGAAAAGACCATTCAAGGGTGGCTCTGTTCAGGCTGTGTTACCCTGCAACTATCGCTATTCCACTACCACCCGTAGATGTCTTACATGAGTTCTTTTACCTTAATGGAGGATGTGAGACTGACGGTACTACACATGTTGATGAGGATCAATTAACACAGAAAACGAAAGAAATGTACATTGAAG GAATAACGCATATAGCCATCGTTGGAGTCTACTCTCCAAAGTATAACGACGAAGACCATGCGAATAGAATTATCTCGTCTACAAGTCCAGAGATGAAAATAACAGTTTCTTACAAAGTGTGTGACGAGGAAGACTTCCTAAGACGCGAGCGTCTATCTATCATGAACGAGAGCCTGAGAACGTTTTGTGAACGCGCAGCGGAAACATTGTCTACAGCCTTAACGGACCTTGGTTTGAAGTGccctttttatttcacaagGAGTGATGGCAAATTGATGAG TTTCGAGGATACGCAACGCTTCCCTGTGCTGACCTTAGCATCAGGCCTGACAAATAGCATGCGAGGTGCAGCTTTTCTAACAGGAGTGCAAAATGGTATTGTCATTGACATTGGAGGGACAACCATACAT GATGGAATATCCGTTGGCCAAACGTTGACAACCGAAGCACTTGTGTCTGGTGGAAAAGCCACGACAGCGATCGACATTACTATTGCGTCTGGTTTCAGTGATACCTCACAAAAATTTCAGGAAAGAGCATTGGAGGATGTCCAGAAAAAAGTGCAAGCAGCAATTGATCAAGCTAAA CCAAGTGATGAAGACCAACCGGTCATCGTTGCTGGTGGAGGCGCAATTCTTTTGAACCCAGATAATCCAATTCAATTAAAAGGAGCCTCTAAAGTCATCATTCTTAAACATTTCCAG GTTGCAAATGCAGTTGGTGCTACAGTTGGTGTATTGGGTACGTGA